A genome region from Paramisgurnus dabryanus chromosome 12, PD_genome_1.1, whole genome shotgun sequence includes the following:
- the LOC135738702 gene encoding 5-hydroxytryptamine receptor 1E has product MEMERYLGENSAAPPNATNVTTTTGATFHVKALTERLALVALLALLTLLTAIMNAAVIAAICTTKKLHLPANYLICSLAVTDFLVAVLVMPISILYITMETWSLGQIVCEAWLSVDMTCCTSSILHLCVIALDRYWAITKAIEYARKRTARRAAIMVATAWLISVFISIPPLFWRRREDGGGPQQCIIEHDHVGYTIFSTFGAFYIPMTLILILYSRIYAAAKTLYQKRGSSRHLSSRSTDSQNSLNHCRVTHAFCISDLSNSDPTTEFDRNNIAIRMPSIDMEMADSDERNQICTSRERKAARILGLIMGAFILCWLPFFLKELLVGLKMLNPPPHVSDLLTWLGYMNSLINPLLYTSFNEDFKQAFKRLIGRKEHT; this is encoded by the coding sequence ATGGAGATGGAACGTTACTTGGGGGAAAATTCTGCCGCTCCGCCCAACGCCACCAACGTCACAACCACAACAGGGGCAACGTTTCATGTTAAGGCGTTGACAGAACGATTAGCCCTGGTGGCTCTGTTGGCTTTGCTGACGCTACTGACGGCCATCATGAACGCTGCTGTTATCGCGGCCATTTGCACCACCAAGAAGCTCCACCTCCCCGCAAACTACCTCATCTGCTCATTGGCTGTCACTGACTTCCTGGTTGCTGTGCTGGTAATGCCTATTAGCATCCTCTACATCACCATGGAGACGTGGTCTTTGGGGCAGATTGTGTGTGAGGCGTGGCTGAGCGTCGACATGACCTGCTGTACTAGCTCTATTCTGCATTTGTGCGTCATAGCACTGGACCGCTACTGGGCCATCACCAAAGCCATCGAATATGCACGCAAGAGGACAGCTCGTCGTGCGGCCATCATGGTGGCGACGGCGTGGCTGATTTCTGTGTTTATCTCTATACCTCCTCTGTTTTGGAGGCGTCGGGAGGACGGCGGTGGCCCGCAGCAGTGCATCATAGAGCACGATCACGTGGGCTATACCATCTTTTCAACCTTTGGCGCATTTTACATCCCCATGACACTCATCCTCATCTTGTACTCGCGCATCTATGCCGCCGCCAAGACGCTGTATCAGAAACGGGGCTCGTCGCGACACCTCAGCAGCCGTAGCACCGATAGCCAGAACTCTCTGAACCACTGCCGGGTCACGCACGCTTTCTGCATCTCCGACCTCTCAAATTCTGACCCTACAACAGAGTTCGACCGGAACAACATCGCAATTCGCATGCCATCCATCGATATGGAAATGGCAGATTCAGATGAGAGGAATCAGATCTGTACGTCCCGTGAGAGGAAGGCTGCACGGATTTTGGGCCTTATCATGGGAGCTTTCATCCTGTGCTGGCTACCATTCTTTCTGAAAGAGCTGCTGGTGGGCCTGAAGATGTTAAATCCACCGCCTCACGTGTCAGACCTTCTCACGTGGCTGGGCTACATGAATTCTTTGATTAACCCGTTGCTCTACACCAGCTTCAATGAGGACTTTAAACAGGCCTTTAAGAGACTGATCGGACGCAAAGAGCACACATAG